Proteins encoded in a region of the Triticum dicoccoides isolate Atlit2015 ecotype Zavitan chromosome 3A, WEW_v2.0, whole genome shotgun sequence genome:
- the LOC119268924 gene encoding 50S ribosomal protein L20-like encodes MNKGKIFKLAKGFRGRAKNCIRIARERVEKALQYSYRDRRNKKRDMRSLWIERINAGTRLHGVNYGNFMHGLMKENIQLNRKVLSELSMHEPYSFKALVDVSRTAFPGNRPPTQKEGLAAIL; translated from the exons ATGAACAAGGGGAAGATTTTCAAGTTGGCAAAGGGATTTAGAGGAAGGGCGAAAAATTGCATAAGGATAGCACGGGAGAGGGTTGAGAAAGCCTTGCAATATTCCTACAGGGATAGGCGTAACAAGAAGAGAGACATGCGGTCCCTATGGATTGAGCGCATCAATGCTGGTACACGACTGCATGGG GTGAATTATGGCAACTTCATGCATGGATTGATGAAGGAGAACATCCAACTGAACAGGAAGGTGCTCTCGGAGCTGTCAATGCATGAGCCATACAGCTTCAAGGCACTTGTTGATGTATCTCGCACTGCATTTCCGGGGAACAGACCACCTACCCAAAAGGAAGGTCTAGCAGCTATTCTGTGA